The Natronospira bacteriovora DNA window GCCGGGGGCCGACGCATTGAAACCGTCTTCATCGGCGGCGGTACGCCGAGCCTGTTTTCCGGGACGGCCATCGGCCGGGTACTGGAGGCCGCCGACCGCCGCATCGGCCTGGCCGGGGATGTGGAGATCACGCTTGAGTCCAATCCGGGCAGCGCGGAAGCCGCTCGCTTCCGGGATTATCGCCTGGCGGGCGTCAATCGCCTGTCCATCGGCGTACAGAGCCTGAATGATCAGCGCCTGACCGCCCTCGGGCGTATCCACGACGGCCACGAGGCACTGGCGGCACTGGACAGGGCGAAGGCCGCCGGCTTCGAACGCATCAACGCCGACATCATGTTCGGCCTTCCCGGGCAGACACTGGACGAGGCGGTCGCGGACGTGAGGGGGGTACTGGCGCGGGGAGTGGATCATGTCTCCCATTACGAGCTGACCCTGGAACCCAATACGGTCTTCTACAGCAAGCCTCCCGAGCGGCCGGACGAGGAGAGCCGCTGGGACATGCAGGCGGCCTGCTTCGAGGCACTGAGCCAGGCGGGCCTGGAGCGTTACGAGATTTCCGCCTGGTCGCGGCCCGGCGAGGCCTGCCGGCACAATCTCAACTACTGGCAGTTCGGCGATTATCTGGCCATCGGCGCCGGCGCCCACGGCAAGTTCACCCGGCCCGCCGAGGGCATCTTCCGGCATCGCAAGCACCGGGTGCCGGAACGCTACATGCAGCTGGCCGCGGCCGGCGAGGCCACGGTGGACTGTCATGCCCTGGACGCGGAACAGCGTATCTTCGAGTACATGCTCAATGCCCTGCGACTGACGGCGGGCTTTCGCGAGACGGATTTTGAGGCGCGTTGCGGCCTGCCCTCCAGCCGTCTGCACGATGCCCTGGACACACTGCGCGAACAGGGTTTGATGGAGAGCATTGCGGCCATCCCGGGCGACGCGCAGTGGCGCCCAACACCGCGCGGCATGGATTTCCTCAATGAACTGCAGGCTCGATTTCTGCCGGATCGTGAGGCGGAAAAGGCGGGCCCGTGATGGAGGGCCTGAACGTCCATGAAGTGACCTGCCCCTGGTGTTTCGAGGCCGTGGAGCTGTACGTGGAGGACGACGCCGAGGCCGGCGAGTGGGTGGAGGACTGCCCGGTCTGCTGCCACCCCATGGCCCTGATCGCCAGCGTGGACGAGCAGGGAGGCCACCGTTTGTCGGTCGAACGCAGCCATTGATCGTGGAATGAAAGGCGTGTCAAGACCCGTCACGCATTTTATTCACATGCCGCCGATTCCTGCCTGCCCGCGGCCCGTGCCGGCAGATTTCAGGTGGAAGACAGACAGGCAAAACTATAAGTCATTGTTTTTTATCGATTAGATCAAGATGGCGACATATTGCCCGATCCGGAAAGACCGCCATCATGACAATGCCTTGCGGCGGTTTGCCCCAAGTCGTCCACACAGTTATCCACAGGAACTGTGGATAATGGAAAAATCCCTGTGAAGACCGCAGCTTAATGCCGCTCACCGGATCCGGCGGGGGCGCGGGCCGGTGGCTTTCGGACATTGCCACAAGACTTGCCCCGCGTGGCATAGGGCGTTAGAATCCCCCGTTTCCAGTTTTCCGGAGCCGGCCTGCGAGGCCGGCCCAATGCGACGAGCCAGGATGACAAGGTCATGAAAGCGGATATCCATCCCGAATACAAAGACATCACGGTGACCTGCAGCTGCGGCAACACCTTTGCGACCCGATCCACCATTGGCAAGGATCTGCAGGTCGAGGTGTGCTCTGCCTGCCACCCCTTCTACACCGGCAAGCAGAAGATCATGGACACCGCCGGCCGCGTGGACAAGTTCCGCCGCAAGTACGGTCGCAAGAGCGCCTGATCACCGGCATTTCGGCCGGCGCCCGGTGGCGCCAGCCAATCCCCTCCCCGCCGCCTGTCATTCCAGCCGCTTCTGCCCTATAATCGGTCGCCCGGTTCCGGGACCGTTTGCTTTGCGACACCGTACGCGCCACGGTCTCAGGCACCCGCCACCCGGGAACCCCCCGGGAACGGTGGTGGTGAGCGGAACCAGCATCCAGGTTTTCCGCCTGATGGCGGGAACAGCAATCAAGTCGTCATCCCTGTCTGCCAGACTCCACTGCGGTCGATCTGGCACGACATAAGACTGGCGATGACCGTCTGCCCGGATCCGTCCGTCGGGGCCGACACCCAAGGGGCAGTATCTGACCGGGGGGCTCCGGTCTGCAACGATCTGTCGAGCGATCTGTCCCGATCAATACGGCCCCTGGATTTCATAGGAGCGAGCGTTGACCATGAGCGAGCAGAAGCACAGCAAGCTGGAGATGCCCGGAAAAGGTTCCGCCACGGAACTGCCGATTCGTGAAGGCAGCCTGGGCCCGTCCACCGTGGACATTGGAAGCCTGTACAAGCAGGAAGGCATCTTCACCTTCGACCCCGGTTTCACCTCCACCGCCAGCTGCAAGAGTGCCATCACCTACATTGATGGCGAGAACGGTGTCCTGCTGTACCGGGGTTATCCCATTGAGCAGCTGGCCGAGCAATCCAGCTTCCTGGAAGTGTCCTACCTGCTCATGTATGGCGAGCTGCCCAGCCGGGAGACGATGGAGAGCTTCAAGAATTCCATTCTTTATCACACCATGATCAATGAATCGCTGCTGCGGTTCTTCAACGGTTTCCATTACGACGCCCACCCCATGGCCATGATGACCGGTGTGGTGGGTTCTCTCTCGGCCTTCTATCACGATCAGAACGCCATGCGGGATCCGAACCAGCGGGATGTGTTCGCCCACCGCATCATTGCCAAGATGCCGACCATTGCGGCGGCGGCCTACAAGCATTCCATCGGCCAGCCCTTCATGTATCCGCAGAATCACCTGGGCTACTGTTCCAATCTGCTGCACATGTTCTTCTCGGTGCCGGCGGAAGCCTATTCCCCGGATCCGGTGGCGGCCGAGGCGCTGGACCTGCTGTTCATCCTGCACGCGGATCACGAGCAGAATGCCTCCACCTCCACCGTTCGCCTGGCCGGCAGCACCGGCACCAACCCCTACGCCGCCATCGCCTCGGGTATCACTGCCCTCTGGGGCCCGGCCCATGGCGGTGCCAATGAAGCCGTGCTGGACATGCTGCACGAAATCGGTGATGTGAAGAACATTCCGAAGTACATCGAGAAGGCCAAGGACAAGAACGACCCCTTCCGCCTGATGGGCTTCGGCCACCGGGTCTACAAGAACTACGACCCGCGCGCCAAGATCATCCGCGAAATGTGCCACAAGGTGCTCAAGCGCCTGGGCAAGGAGAACGATCCCCTGCTGGAACTGGCCATGGAACTGGAGCATATTGCCCTTAATGATGATTATTTCGTGGAGAAGAAGCTCTACCCCAACGTGGACTTCTACTCCGGCATCATCTACAAGGCTCTGGGTATTCCGGTGAGCATGTTCACGGTGATGTTCGCCATCGCCCGCACCGTGGGCTGGACTGCTCACTGGCTGGAAATGGTCGGCGATCCGGCCATGCGTATCGGCCGTCCGCGGCAGTTGTATGTGGGTGAAGGCCAGCGGGATTATGTGCCGGTGGACCGGCGCTAAGGGCTGACGCTGTCGAGAAAACGAAGCCCCCGGTGGTGTTAACCGCCGGGGGCTTTTTTATGCCCCAAAAACCCCGAAGAATGCCGCTCGTTGTCGTTGTCGTTGTCGTTGTCGTAATCGTCTTTTTTTAGCCCCCCAAAAAAATTCAAAAGGCCGAGTACGACAACGACAACGACAACGACATTTTCCGCCTCAACCGCCGTGATGATATTGCGGGCTCAATTTCACCACCGCATCAATCATGGCGCCGGCGTGTTCGGGCGGGATTTTGGGGGTGATGCCGTGGCCGAGGTTGAAGACATGGCCTTCGCCGTGGCCATAGCTGGCGAGGATCTCGGAAACGGCTTCGCGGATGCGGGCGGGTGAGGCGTTCAGGGCGGCGGGGTCTAGGTTGCCCTGGAGGGCGACCTTGTGACCGACGCGTCGACGTGCCTCGCCAATGTCGATGGTCCAGTCCAGGCCGAGGGCGTCACAGCCGGTCTCGGCCATGGCCTCCAGCCATTGACCGCCACCCTTGGTGAACAGGATGACCGGAACCCGGCGGCCTTCGTGCTCGCGGATCAGGTTTTCCACGATGCGGGCCATGGGATGGAGTGAGAATCGACGATAATGGGCGGGACTCAGGGCGCCGCCCCAGGTGTCGAAGATCTGGACGGCCTGGGCGCCGGCCCGGATCTGGGCGTTGAGGTAATCGGTGACCGAATCCACCAGCTTGTCCAGGAGGCGATCGAGCACCTCCGGCGCGTCCCAGGCCATGCCCTTGATGGTGGCGAAATCCTTGCTGGAGCCGCCCTCCACCATGTAGGTGGCCAGGGTCCAGGGGCTGCCGCTGAATCCGATCAGGGGGACGCGGCCATTCAGTGCCCGGCGGATGGTGCGCACGGCATCGGTGACATAGCCCAGATCATCCTCGATATCCGGGCGTGGCAAGGCATCCACCTGGGCGGCGCTGCGCACGGTGCGCTCGAATTTCGGCCCTTCACCCTGCACGAAATACAGCCCGCAGCCCATGGCATCCGGAATGGTGAGGATGTCGGAGAAGAGGATGGCGGCATCCAGGGGGAAGCGCTCCAGTGGCTGGAGGGTGACTTCACAGGCCATGTCCGGGTTCTTCATCAGCTTGACGAAGCTGCCGGCCTTTTCCCGGGTGGCCCGGTACTCCGGCAGATAACGGCCGGCCTGGCGCATCATCCAGACCGGGGTACGATCCACGGGCTCACGCAACAGGGCTCGCAGCAGACGATCGTTCTGAAGTTCCGCGCTCATTGCTCGAACACCTCACGGATAGTGGACTGAATGGCTTCGGCCGCGGCCTTCGGGTTCTCCGCCTTGCGGATGGGGCGGCCGACAACGATGTAGTCCGCGCCGTTGTGGAAAGCCTCTTCCACGGTCACCACGCGCTTCTGGTCGTCGTCGCCACGATTCTCCACCGGGCGAATGCCGGGCGTGATGACCAGCAGGCGGTTATCCACGGCCTCGCGCATCTTCTGTACTTCCATGCCGGAGGCAACCACGCCATCGCAGCCGGCCTCCAGGGCGCGCCGGGCACGGGAAAGCACCAGGGCTTCCACGTCACACTGGAAGCCCAGGTCGTCCAGATCGCCGCGATCCAGACTGGTCAGGGCGGTGACGGCCAGCACCTTGAGATGACCGGAGCGGGCTTGCGCGGCGGCCTCCATGATGCTCTGGTTGCCGTGGATGGTGCAGAAGTGGGCGCCCCGCCTGGACAGCTGGCGGACGGCGGCGGCCACGGTGGCCGGCACGTCGAAGAACTTCAGATCCACGAAGACCCTGGCATCCCGGGCAAGCAGCCAGTCGAGAAAGTCGAAGAAGCCATCGGCCATGAACAGCTCAAGGCCGATCTTGTAGAAACGGACGCTGTCGCCCAGCTGCTCTACCAGCTCACGGGCACTGTCGGTGTCGGCAACATCCAGGGCAAAGATCAGGCGCTCTTCGGCGGGAATGGACTTGTGTTGGTACACGGCGCTCTCCTTGGAATCAGTGGCGCTATTGTACCCGAGGGATCAGTCTTCTGCGGCGGGCCGCCAGGCAATGGTGGCGAGCAGATCGGCCTCACTCACATCGCCGCGCACGCTGGCGTGGCCCAGACGATCCAGAACGATCAGTCGCAGGCCGCTGGCGGTGGCTTTCTTGTCCCGCGCCATCCAGTCCAGCCAGGTCTGATGATCCAGTGCCGGTGCATTCACGGGCAGCTGCAGGTCGCGCATCAGCGCAATTCCCCGGTCCCGCCCTTCCTCGTTGATGTTGCCGAGGCGGCGGGACAGCTCCAGGGCGAGCGCCATGCCGGCGGCCACGGCTTCCCCATGCAGCCATTCTCCGTAGCCGCAGGCTCCCTCGATGACATGAGCGAAGGTATGACCAAAGTTCAGGATGGCGCGTCGCCCCTGCTCGGTTTCATCCTCGGCCACCACGGCCGCCTTGATGCGACAGCAGCGAATCACGCACTCGGCGACCGTCTCTGGATCACGGTCATTCAGCTCGCGTACGCGCGACTCCAGCCAGACCAGCAGCTCCAGATCGGCGATCAGGGCGTGTTTGATCACCTCGGCCAGACCGGCCCGGAACTCGCGATCCGGCAGGGTACTGAGGGTCGCCGTGTCGGCAATGACGCTCCGGGGCTGGTGAAAGGCTCCGATCAGGTTCTTTCCGCTGGGGTGGTTGACGGCGGTCTTGCCGCCCACCGAGGCATCCACCTGGGCCAAGAGCGTGGTGGGAATCTGGTGAAAAGCCGTGCCACGCTGCCAACAGGCCGCGGCGAAACCCGTCAGATCGCCAACCACACCGCCACCGAGAGCCAGCAGCGCGCCGTCCCGGCCGATGCGATGCCGGGCCAGTTCATCGAACAGGCGCTCCAGGGTGACGAGGTTTTTCTGGGCCTCGCCGGCGGGCAAGACCACGGCATGCACCAGGCGCTCACCGAGGGCCCGCTGCAGGGGCGCCAGCCAATGGGGGGCCACGTTCTCGTCCGTGACCAATAACAGGCGGGGCTGCTGCAGAGTCTGGTGCAGGAAATCAGAATCGTTCAGTAGGCCACGATCCGCATGGATGGGGTAGCTACGATCTGCGAGCTCAACGATCAAACGGGGCATGGGCAGGACTCGCTCAATCGGCGCCGTGAATTTCCAGTGCCAGTTTTCGCATCACCTGCTTGACCGACTGACCATCGGTGTCCACGGTCATGTCGGCCAGCTCCCGGTAGAGGGGGTCACGCTGTTCGGCCAGTTCCCGCAGTTTTCTCTCGGGATCCTCGGTTTCCAGGAGCGGTCGATCGTGACGGGACTGGCGGGTGCGGGCGAGTTGATATTCCAGGCTGGTGCGCAGGTAGACCACGAATCCGCGCTCGGCCAGCAGGCGACGATTCTCATCCAGGATCACCGTGCCACCGCCGGTGGCCAGGACAATGGGTTCCTGGCGGCTCAGTTCGGCGAGGGCATCATGTTCCCGCTTGCGAAAGCCGGCTTCACCCTCGAAATCGAAGATGGTGGCAATGTCCACGCCGGTGCGTTCCCGCAGGTAATCATCGGTGTCATGGAATGGATAACCCAGCCGCCGGGCCAGTTCGCGCCCGATGGAAGACTTGCCGGCCCCCATGGGACCGACAAGAAAGATTCTGGTCGGTGTCTCCATGCCATGCCCTCGGAAGGAGAAAGAGATTGGCCGCCCGGGTTCGGGCCTCTGCGCCAATCGATGGGTAAATAGTGCCGAAAAACAAAGGGCCTGCCCAGTGGGGCAGGCCCTTCATCAGCTGCCCTGTATCAAGAGGTACTGCCGCAAATCTCGATTTCCCGCTGCACAATGACTCCGGCCCCACCACAGAGGTCGGCCGGCGTGGTGACCGTGATCACACCGATCTCACAGATGCTGGTGTCTTCCTCGCCGGACTCGGAGATGATGAATTCGACGACGTTGGGGCCATCAAAATTGGTGTTGCCAATTGTCACGGTATCCTGACCAAGCACTTCACCGTAATCAGTTTCCAGCGCAATGGTGGACCCCAAGGGCAAGGTCTGATCCATTGGCCCGCTGACGGTGAACGTCAAGGGGGCGCCACCCACGGTATAACTCGCTGGCGCATCAATACTGACGTTCAGGTTATCGGCCAAGACCATCACCGTCTGCCGCCCAATGGGTGCCTGGGGAAGCCCGCAGTTCTGTTCCTGGAACTGCTCACGAGTGGCTTCATCCTCAATGCCGTAACCACAGAGTGCGCCGTCATAGAGACTGTTGGGGCCGGTCCACTCCCCGGTTCCATGATAATCCCAAAAGAAACCATCAATGCCGGGCTCGAAGCTGCCGCTCTCATTGTCATCCCGAAAAGGCTCGCCGGTGTCGATCCAGCCAATACTTTCGTCTTCATCAGGATCATCCCAGTCATAGCTGCCCTGATGGGGGCCAAAACTGGCTTCTTCCGTACCGAAAAGCCCGTCACCGGTACGATCCTTGAAACTCTCTTCCCCTTCCATGTACGCGAGGATGGTGGAACGCATCGGCATTGGATCCTGACTGACCCATTCCACTTCACACTCGCCGTCTTCCGTCATGCAACTGGATTGGATACGGCCACCCTCGGTAGAGAAATGCACCACGGTGCCATCGACCACCGGATTGGAGAAACGGTCGCGAGCGTGCACCCGTATCGGGATACGAGCGCCCAGGCAACGCTGCACGGGCGGGTTGTAAATATCCAGCCCCAGTGAAATGCCGGCTTCTTCCGCGATCCCGGTACTGATGGATAGCTGACTG harbors:
- the hemW gene encoding radical SAM family heme chaperone HemW; protein product: MVSTTPLKAPPLALYIHLPWCERKCPYCDFNSHTLAGRLPEDDYVAALLADLSTEADRAGGRRIETVFIGGGTPSLFSGTAIGRVLEAADRRIGLAGDVEITLESNPGSAEAARFRDYRLAGVNRLSIGVQSLNDQRLTALGRIHDGHEALAALDRAKAAGFERINADIMFGLPGQTLDEAVADVRGVLARGVDHVSHYELTLEPNTVFYSKPPERPDEESRWDMQAACFEALSQAGLERYEISAWSRPGEACRHNLNYWQFGDYLAIGAGAHGKFTRPAEGIFRHRKHRVPERYMQLAAAGEATVDCHALDAEQRIFEYMLNALRLTAGFRETDFEARCGLPSSRLHDALDTLREQGLMESIAAIPGDAQWRPTPRGMDFLNELQARFLPDREAEKAGP
- a CDS encoding CPXCG motif-containing cysteine-rich protein, giving the protein MEGLNVHEVTCPWCFEAVELYVEDDAEAGEWVEDCPVCCHPMALIASVDEQGGHRLSVERSH
- the rpmE gene encoding 50S ribosomal protein L31; the protein is MKADIHPEYKDITVTCSCGNTFATRSTIGKDLQVEVCSACHPFYTGKQKIMDTAGRVDKFRRKYGRKSA
- a CDS encoding citrate synthase; its protein translation is MSEQKHSKLEMPGKGSATELPIREGSLGPSTVDIGSLYKQEGIFTFDPGFTSTASCKSAITYIDGENGVLLYRGYPIEQLAEQSSFLEVSYLLMYGELPSRETMESFKNSILYHTMINESLLRFFNGFHYDAHPMAMMTGVVGSLSAFYHDQNAMRDPNQRDVFAHRIIAKMPTIAAAAYKHSIGQPFMYPQNHLGYCSNLLHMFFSVPAEAYSPDPVAAEALDLLFILHADHEQNASTSTVRLAGSTGTNPYAAIASGITALWGPAHGGANEAVLDMLHEIGDVKNIPKYIEKAKDKNDPFRLMGFGHRVYKNYDPRAKIIREMCHKVLKRLGKENDPLLELAMELEHIALNDDYFVEKKLYPNVDFYSGIIYKALGIPVSMFTVMFAIARTVGWTAHWLEMVGDPAMRIGRPRQLYVGEGQRDYVPVDRR
- the hemE gene encoding uroporphyrinogen decarboxylase; amino-acid sequence: MSAELQNDRLLRALLREPVDRTPVWMMRQAGRYLPEYRATREKAGSFVKLMKNPDMACEVTLQPLERFPLDAAILFSDILTIPDAMGCGLYFVQGEGPKFERTVRSAAQVDALPRPDIEDDLGYVTDAVRTIRRALNGRVPLIGFSGSPWTLATYMVEGGSSKDFATIKGMAWDAPEVLDRLLDKLVDSVTDYLNAQIRAGAQAVQIFDTWGGALSPAHYRRFSLHPMARIVENLIREHEGRRVPVILFTKGGGQWLEAMAETGCDALGLDWTIDIGEARRRVGHKVALQGNLDPAALNASPARIREAVSEILASYGHGEGHVFNLGHGITPKIPPEHAGAMIDAVVKLSPQYHHGG
- the pyrF gene encoding orotidine-5'-phosphate decarboxylase, whose product is MYQHKSIPAEERLIFALDVADTDSARELVEQLGDSVRFYKIGLELFMADGFFDFLDWLLARDARVFVDLKFFDVPATVAAAVRQLSRRGAHFCTIHGNQSIMEAAAQARSGHLKVLAVTALTSLDRGDLDDLGFQCDVEALVLSRARRALEAGCDGVVASGMEVQKMREAVDNRLLVITPGIRPVENRGDDDQKRVVTVEEAFHNGADYIVVGRPIRKAENPKAAAEAIQSTIREVFEQ
- the aroB gene encoding 3-dehydroquinate synthase, whose amino-acid sequence is MPRLIVELADRSYPIHADRGLLNDSDFLHQTLQQPRLLLVTDENVAPHWLAPLQRALGERLVHAVVLPAGEAQKNLVTLERLFDELARHRIGRDGALLALGGGVVGDLTGFAAACWQRGTAFHQIPTTLLAQVDASVGGKTAVNHPSGKNLIGAFHQPRSVIADTATLSTLPDREFRAGLAEVIKHALIADLELLVWLESRVRELNDRDPETVAECVIRCCRIKAAVVAEDETEQGRRAILNFGHTFAHVIEGACGYGEWLHGEAVAAGMALALELSRRLGNINEEGRDRGIALMRDLQLPVNAPALDHQTWLDWMARDKKATASGLRLIVLDRLGHASVRGDVSEADLLATIAWRPAAED
- the aroK gene encoding shikimate kinase AroK; this encodes METPTRIFLVGPMGAGKSSIGRELARRLGYPFHDTDDYLRERTGVDIATIFDFEGEAGFRKREHDALAELSRQEPIVLATGGGTVILDENRRLLAERGFVVYLRTSLEYQLARTRQSRHDRPLLETEDPERKLRELAEQRDPLYRELADMTVDTDGQSVKQVMRKLALEIHGAD